A window of the Euzebya pacifica genome harbors these coding sequences:
- a CDS encoding YgiT-type zinc finger protein produces the protein MTRCGRCDQGVRQPERRARLAERDGRTALVLDVPVEVCPACGQVWLTMPVAKRLDELFDQLLASGAESAQLHWAGSAAA, from the coding sequence ATGACCCGCTGCGGACGATGCGATCAGGGGGTGCGCCAGCCCGAGCGGCGAGCACGTCTGGCTGAACGGGATGGCCGGACGGCCCTCGTACTGGACGTGCCGGTTGAGGTCTGCCCGGCCTGCGGCCAGGTGTGGCTGACAATGCCGGTCGCGAAGCGCCTTGATGAGTTGTTCGACCAGTTGCTGGCTAGCGGTGCCGAGAGCGCGCAACTGCATTGGGCCGGGTCAGCTGCGGCATGA
- a CDS encoding cell wall-binding repeat-containing protein, translated as MRAHRQIRAGLPRTAAVWVVVLLGLTAPPDVAAQDEPEPVMDVLRTADGAVPPEDFGTAIGHVVDDAGRIVAFATSVGGVLNDQPDDNDASDVYIWDRTDGRTRLISTANGSDAAADGPATNPRISRDGRYVFYLSDSTNGAPQPNTRDDGSRLGTMLLRYDVDRGTTELVTRSVDDRRACGQVNSNESVFGARAPFEIADDGSAVAFTARCPDLVYPAEDTTAWFNDELYLWREGHGVDWLSEGIPAPTAQDPHVGSGVRHVVRGISSDGAVVTFSAQTSGQRWQAFDRSAFEETANFFLYTWRAGLIEPVFFNNDLSPVGSSFHAMALAGDGRTWAVIPREASQRCGPTPAVCVRRGDSIAADIGPIDLPGPLSQSGIALARNGAGLVLETIGERSDSGAWFHDLETGENILVTRTPDGEPVDTLQPTELIGFNQRDRAVVSDDGTAVVFRGDPALFGFGNADEPFSRPEGSADLFVFDVPTRTVGLVAQPGTASTGGFVHISSFGQVITGSGEVVVFLSSQQLNDDDTDDGVDLYAWGGPVELPDPDPVVEAIEVNQGIQTRVARAGAIDSTVDYPDQDVPFVVGRDTLVRLYPFAGEGADPAVYDVDLRLQVELDIAPGVLPPQVVLETTTVIRPNVFGEPRPVVGPADAELDRQLLVMRADPSRTVEFVLDGDAVLSEGEVVGADLVPRELIRGVWLTPWHEFEDRAVGGTVRVDLQPAEDLRVHLLNFTGPHFRNLTDEFGRPGANADIGRFRREVVPYLERTTPFAGVAVASATDVVLQDPSRPFRARGADGRVRQLAPANDCLRALHLAALAAAGNVAPTAPADYTVTLGYGTTFRACFGLAYGFDGARLGASAATRYGNAWPMVTASLGDSAAHELGHTMGIRHADGSHREADAEAWPYGRGWINPSTSGPERQAFGALMTDLSGQLIATPLGTAVLSNSWTASVLDFCPTTGERTAPCTNGDAQQGAELMSYGSSPPAVDLSPLVTTVRDRWPSDLTWRRMVAAMGGLPTTTPFPPSSPAPEASAPAPRQAPPGADGALVVSVLEQDGERFLLPADHVSGRGAIVEAESDDLVVEARDADGGVLAAAPVIEGVQEEAEAVLHVAVLPAMADVTSLVLVEDGDDAIAWPASANAPTVSLTVPETVTADRATVELAVDDADADDVLGATLSISVDGGETRSLLRHLDPAETGPATIDLSGFPTGPAILRAAVSDGLLVDIADADLVIGPLRRLSGDSRVATAIEVSRASHPEDGSAATAVLARADGFADALSGATLATQVAGPLLLNPTDRLADEVAAELTRLDVDEVVLLGGVSALSAQVAADLGAMGVTVERVAGDSRFATAGAVADRVDSAHAFLVEGANADPGRGWPDAVSASALAAFRGDPVLLATRDELPAATAEALTRNGIGAVTIVGGTAAVGDAVAAALTDLGIAVERVAGPSRFATSGEVAALAQQLGADGNRVWLATGSNFPDALAAGPAAAADGGVLLLVDRDTLDGSPAVGEWIEDHPDLSQVTLVGGTAAISDQVAADLEARAG; from the coding sequence GTGAGGGCACACCGCCAGATCCGTGCGGGTCTGCCCCGCACCGCCGCGGTGTGGGTGGTCGTGCTGCTGGGGCTGACGGCGCCGCCCGACGTGGCGGCCCAGGACGAACCCGAACCGGTCATGGACGTCCTCCGCACCGCCGACGGCGCGGTTCCACCGGAGGACTTCGGGACCGCCATCGGCCACGTGGTCGACGACGCCGGACGGATCGTGGCGTTCGCCACCAGCGTCGGCGGGGTGCTGAACGACCAACCGGACGACAACGACGCCAGCGACGTCTACATCTGGGACCGGACGGACGGCCGGACCCGGTTGATCTCGACCGCCAACGGCAGCGACGCCGCCGCGGACGGTCCCGCCACCAACCCCAGGATCAGCCGGGACGGCCGCTACGTCTTCTACCTGTCGGACTCCACCAACGGCGCTCCCCAGCCCAACACCAGGGACGACGGATCGCGGCTGGGCACGATGCTGCTGCGCTACGACGTCGACCGGGGCACCACCGAGCTGGTGACCCGCTCGGTCGACGACCGGCGGGCGTGCGGCCAGGTCAACAGCAACGAGTCCGTCTTCGGGGCCCGTGCGCCGTTCGAGATCGCCGACGACGGGTCGGCCGTCGCGTTCACCGCCAGGTGTCCGGACCTCGTCTACCCCGCGGAGGACACGACCGCGTGGTTCAACGACGAGCTGTACCTCTGGCGCGAGGGCCACGGCGTCGACTGGCTCAGCGAGGGCATCCCCGCGCCGACTGCCCAGGACCCCCACGTCGGATCGGGTGTGCGGCACGTCGTCCGCGGCATCTCCAGCGACGGGGCGGTCGTCACGTTCTCGGCCCAGACCAGCGGACAGCGTTGGCAGGCCTTCGACCGATCCGCGTTCGAGGAGACCGCCAACTTCTTCCTCTACACGTGGCGCGCCGGCCTGATCGAACCCGTCTTCTTCAACAACGACCTGAGCCCCGTCGGGTCGTCGTTCCATGCGATGGCCCTCGCCGGGGACGGTCGCACGTGGGCGGTCATCCCGCGCGAGGCGTCCCAACGGTGTGGCCCGACACCGGCGGTGTGTGTCCGTCGTGGTGACTCGATCGCCGCGGACATCGGCCCCATCGACCTTCCCGGCCCGCTGTCGCAGTCCGGCATCGCGCTGGCCCGCAACGGCGCTGGACTGGTCCTCGAGACGATCGGCGAGCGAAGTGACTCCGGGGCGTGGTTCCACGATCTGGAGACCGGTGAGAACATCCTGGTGACACGGACCCCCGACGGCGAACCGGTTGACACGCTGCAGCCGACCGAGCTGATCGGCTTCAACCAGCGGGACCGTGCCGTGGTCAGCGACGACGGGACGGCGGTCGTGTTCCGTGGGGACCCGGCCCTCTTCGGGTTCGGCAACGCCGACGAACCCTTCTCGCGTCCCGAGGGCAGCGCCGACCTGTTCGTCTTCGACGTGCCGACGCGGACGGTCGGGCTCGTCGCCCAGCCCGGAACCGCGTCCACCGGCGGATTCGTGCACATCAGCTCCTTCGGGCAGGTCATCACCGGTTCCGGCGAGGTCGTGGTGTTCCTGAGCTCCCAGCAGCTCAACGACGACGACACCGACGACGGGGTCGACCTCTACGCCTGGGGCGGGCCGGTCGAGCTGCCTGACCCCGACCCGGTCGTGGAGGCCATCGAGGTCAACCAGGGCATCCAGACACGGGTGGCACGGGCCGGCGCAATCGACTCCACCGTCGACTATCCCGACCAGGACGTGCCGTTCGTCGTCGGGCGGGACACCTTGGTCCGCCTGTACCCGTTCGCAGGGGAGGGTGCCGATCCTGCGGTGTACGACGTCGACCTCCGCCTGCAGGTCGAGCTCGACATCGCCCCAGGGGTGCTGCCGCCGCAGGTCGTGCTGGAGACGACGACGGTGATCCGGCCCAACGTCTTCGGTGAACCGCGCCCCGTGGTCGGCCCGGCGGATGCGGAGCTGGACCGCCAGCTGCTGGTCATGCGGGCCGACCCGTCCAGGACGGTGGAGTTCGTGCTCGACGGCGACGCAGTGCTGTCGGAGGGCGAGGTCGTCGGCGCGGACCTGGTGCCCCGCGAGCTGATCCGCGGCGTGTGGCTGACCCCGTGGCACGAGTTCGAGGACCGCGCCGTCGGCGGCACTGTCCGTGTTGACCTTCAGCCGGCCGAGGACCTTCGGGTGCACCTGCTCAACTTCACCGGTCCGCACTTCAGGAACCTGACAGACGAGTTCGGGCGTCCCGGCGCGAACGCCGACATCGGACGCTTCCGCCGTGAGGTCGTGCCGTACCTGGAACGCACCACGCCCTTCGCCGGCGTGGCCGTGGCGTCGGCCACCGACGTGGTCCTGCAGGACCCCTCCCGTCCGTTCCGGGCCCGGGGTGCCGATGGGCGTGTCCGGCAGCTGGCCCCGGCCAACGACTGCCTCCGGGCGCTGCACCTGGCGGCCCTGGCGGCCGCGGGCAACGTCGCCCCGACCGCGCCTGCCGACTACACCGTCACCCTCGGGTACGGCACCACGTTCCGCGCCTGCTTCGGCCTCGCCTATGGCTTCGACGGGGCACGGCTGGGCGCGTCGGCGGCCACGCGCTACGGCAACGCCTGGCCGATGGTGACGGCGTCCCTTGGGGACTCCGCGGCCCACGAGCTGGGACACACCATGGGGATTCGCCATGCCGACGGCAGCCATCGGGAAGCCGATGCCGAGGCGTGGCCCTACGGCCGCGGCTGGATCAACCCCTCGACCAGCGGTCCCGAGCGGCAGGCGTTCGGCGCGTTGATGACCGACCTCAGCGGGCAGCTGATCGCCACGCCGCTGGGCACGGCGGTCCTGTCCAACAGCTGGACGGCGTCGGTGCTGGACTTCTGTCCGACCACGGGGGAGCGGACCGCACCGTGCACCAACGGCGACGCCCAGCAGGGGGCCGAGCTGATGAGCTACGGCAGCTCGCCCCCGGCGGTGGACCTGTCGCCGCTGGTCACGACGGTCAGGGACCGGTGGCCCTCGGACCTGACGTGGCGGCGGATGGTTGCGGCGATGGGTGGGCTGCCGACCACCACGCCGTTCCCGCCGTCCTCACCGGCCCCGGAGGCGTCTGCTCCTGCGCCCCGGCAGGCACCGCCCGGGGCGGACGGCGCGCTGGTGGTGTCGGTGCTCGAGCAGGACGGCGAACGGTTCCTGCTGCCGGCCGACCACGTGTCGGGCCGGGGCGCGATCGTGGAGGCCGAGTCCGACGACCTCGTCGTGGAGGCCCGGGACGCCGACGGCGGAGTGCTCGCGGCCGCGCCGGTGATCGAGGGCGTGCAGGAGGAGGCAGAGGCGGTGCTGCACGTCGCCGTCCTGCCCGCGATGGCCGACGTCACGTCGCTCGTGCTGGTGGAGGACGGCGACGACGCCATCGCGTGGCCCGCCTCGGCCAACGCGCCCACGGTGTCGCTGACCGTGCCCGAGACGGTCACGGCCGACCGCGCGACCGTCGAGCTCGCGGTCGACGACGCCGACGCCGACGACGTGCTGGGGGCCACCCTGTCGATCTCCGTCGACGGTGGGGAGACCCGGTCGCTGCTGCGGCACCTCGATCCGGCCGAGACCGGTCCGGCCACGATCGACCTGTCCGGCTTCCCGACCGGGCCGGCGATCCTCCGTGCTGCCGTCTCCGACGGGCTGCTGGTCGACATCGCGGATGCGGACCTGGTCATCGGCCCGCTGCGCCGGTTGTCCGGTGACTCGCGTGTTGCGACGGCCATCGAGGTGTCCCGTGCCAGCCATCCCGAGGACGGGTCTGCGGCCACCGCGGTGCTTGCCCGCGCCGACGGGTTCGCCGATGCGCTGTCGGGTGCGACGCTGGCCACGCAGGTCGCCGGACCGCTGCTGCTGAACCCGACCGACCGGCTGGCCGACGAGGTCGCGGCCGAGCTGACCCGGCTGGACGTGGACGAGGTCGTCCTGCTCGGTGGGGTGTCGGCGCTGTCGGCGCAGGTGGCCGCGGACCTCGGTGCCATGGGCGTCACCGTCGAACGGGTGGCCGGGGACTCGCGCTTCGCCACCGCGGGCGCGGTCGCCGACCGGGTCGACAGCGCGCACGCGTTCCTGGTGGAGGGGGCGAACGCCGACCCCGGGCGGGGCTGGCCGGACGCGGTCTCGGCCTCGGCGCTCGCGGCCTTCCGTGGTGACCCCGTGCTCCTTGCCACACGGGACGAGCTGCCCGCAGCGACCGCCGAGGCGCTGACTCGCAACGGTATCGGCGCGGTGACGATCGTGGGTGGCACGGCCGCCGTCGGGGATGCGGTCGCAGCGGCGTTGACCGACCTCGGGATCGCCGTGGAACGGGTGGCCGGCCCTAGCCGCTTCGCCACCTCCGGCGAGGTCGCGGCGCTGGCCCAGCAGCTCGGAGCCGACGGCAACCGGGTGTGGCTGGCGACCGGCTCGAACTTCCCCGACGCCCTGGCCGCCGGCCCTGCCGCTGCAGCCGACGGTGGCGTGCTGCTGCTGGTCGACCGCGACACGCTGGACGGTTCCCCCGCGGTGGGGGAGTGGATCGAGGACCACCCGGACCTGTCCCAGGTGACGCTCGTCGGTGGCACGGCCGCGATCAGCGACCAGGTGGCCGCCGACCTCGAGGCCCGGGCTGGCTGA
- a CDS encoding NAD(P)-dependent oxidoreductase: MRVCIIGASGKLGRYMIEHALERGHEVVGVCRPKSTDKLADVADRITIVPGRTDDPAVIAKAVAGCDGVLVVLVPFGVKGYSSGTAQAVLDHAEPDARVVFSCGWHITRDGQDRYSWRLRLTLPIVTVLARFFRFVDIDDQVEACRRIFASDRRWTVVRGSDLEEGPSEGLPVWSQHVGDPVLESNRTRRTDFALFMVEALTDDTLVGEAPAIVSRMSESALAHSGAR, from the coding sequence ATGAGGGTCTGCATCATCGGCGCGTCCGGCAAGCTGGGCCGCTACATGATCGAGCACGCGCTGGAGCGTGGACACGAGGTGGTCGGCGTCTGTCGGCCGAAGAGCACCGACAAGCTCGCCGACGTGGCCGACCGGATCACGATCGTGCCGGGGCGGACCGACGATCCAGCGGTCATCGCGAAGGCGGTTGCCGGCTGCGACGGCGTGTTGGTCGTCCTGGTGCCGTTCGGGGTGAAGGGCTATTCGTCCGGGACTGCCCAAGCCGTCCTGGACCATGCCGAACCGGACGCACGGGTGGTGTTCTCCTGTGGTTGGCACATCACGAGGGACGGTCAGGACCGATACTCGTGGCGCCTGCGCCTGACCCTTCCGATCGTGACGGTGCTGGCTCGGTTCTTCCGGTTCGTCGACATCGACGACCAGGTGGAGGCGTGCCGGCGGATCTTCGCCAGCGACCGCCGCTGGACGGTGGTGCGCGGAAGCGATCTGGAGGAGGGGCCGAGCGAGGGCCTGCCCGTGTGGTCGCAGCACGTCGGTGACCCGGTGCTGGAGAGCAACCGGACCCGTCGGACGGACTTCGCGCTGTTCATGGTCGAGGCGTTGACCGACGACACGCTCGTCGGTGAGGCGCCGGCCATCGTCAGCCGGATGAGCGAGTCGGCGCTGGCCCATTCGGGAGCCCGTTGA
- a CDS encoding MFS transporter, which translates to MTDIDTVPPSSTANARAQPLTSAERIAMAVLLTANFTLAVDFSILNVTLPHIGSELGFATSALQWIVTSFALCAAGFTLFFGRVADLYGRKRLFVIGIVLLGLSSLAGGLATEPVLLITARVGQGLATAMVTPTALSLMTTMFAEGPARSRALGLNGALMAAGFTGGAVLGGLLTGTVSWRWAFFVNVVVAIAVVATAPFVLRDPARGPRPALDVPGAVTITLALVALVFGIDTAGHHGWAHPGTWGPVLGAVALFAIFLTIESRVAQPLVEPALLRQRNIAWGNAAGLLAFGTFTSLVFILTLYLQQVLGYSPVTAGLVLGVLGVGTVLGGLVAPKVIDRTNAKTAIVFGLMCQAGATAPLAFAGGNRVWLVPLLVLTFLGGIANLVAIVAYTVASTAGVGADQQGLATGLVTMSQQVGIALGTPVMSAIATSVVAAALLPGLQVAIAVNAAITITAALLVATFLRLP; encoded by the coding sequence ATGACCGACATCGACACCGTCCCACCATCATCGACCGCGAACGCGCGCGCCCAACCCCTCACCTCCGCGGAGCGGATCGCGATGGCGGTCCTGCTGACCGCGAACTTCACCCTCGCCGTGGACTTCTCCATCCTCAACGTCACCTTGCCACACATCGGCAGCGAGCTCGGATTCGCCACCTCCGCACTGCAGTGGATCGTCACGTCCTTCGCCCTGTGCGCCGCCGGCTTCACCCTGTTCTTCGGACGGGTCGCCGACCTGTACGGCCGCAAGCGCCTGTTCGTGATCGGGATCGTCTTGCTCGGCCTCTCTTCCCTGGCCGGCGGCCTCGCCACGGAGCCCGTACTACTGATCACCGCCCGCGTCGGGCAGGGACTCGCGACCGCGATGGTCACCCCCACCGCGCTGTCGCTGATGACCACGATGTTCGCGGAGGGGCCGGCGCGGTCCCGTGCCCTCGGCCTCAACGGCGCGCTCATGGCCGCGGGGTTCACCGGCGGAGCCGTGCTCGGCGGCCTGCTCACAGGGACGGTGTCGTGGCGCTGGGCGTTCTTCGTCAACGTTGTCGTCGCGATCGCGGTCGTCGCCACCGCGCCGTTCGTGCTGCGCGACCCCGCCCGCGGCCCCCGCCCCGCGCTCGACGTCCCCGGTGCGGTCACCATCACCCTGGCCCTGGTCGCGCTGGTGTTCGGCATCGACACCGCTGGGCACCACGGCTGGGCCCACCCCGGAACCTGGGGGCCGGTCCTGGGCGCGGTCGCCCTGTTCGCGATCTTCCTCACCATCGAGTCCCGCGTGGCCCAGCCCCTCGTCGAACCGGCCCTCTTGCGGCAGCGCAACATCGCCTGGGGCAACGCCGCCGGGCTGCTGGCCTTCGGGACCTTCACCTCACTGGTGTTCATCCTGACGCTCTACCTGCAGCAGGTGCTCGGCTACAGCCCCGTCACCGCCGGGCTCGTCCTCGGGGTTCTCGGCGTCGGTACCGTCCTCGGCGGCCTCGTCGCTCCCAAGGTGATCGACCGGACCAACGCCAAGACGGCCATTGTCTTCGGCTTGATGTGCCAAGCCGGCGCGACTGCACCGCTGGCGTTCGCCGGCGGCAACCGCGTGTGGCTGGTTCCGCTGCTGGTCCTGACGTTCCTCGGCGGCATCGCCAACCTCGTCGCGATCGTCGCCTACACCGTGGCCTCCACCGCCGGGGTCGGGGCAGACCAACAGGGCCTCGCCACCGGGCTGGTCACGATGAGTCAGCAGGTGGGCATCGCCCTCGGTACCCCCGTCATGTCCGCCATCGCCACCAGCGTGGTGGCCGCTGCCCTGCTTCCCGGGCTGCAGGTCGCCATCGCCGTCAACGCCGCCATCACCATCACCGCCGCACTCCTGGTCGCGACGTTCCTCCGGCTGCCGTGA
- a CDS encoding helix-turn-helix domain-containing protein: protein MERPSSDAVPAGADVHRPVTELGEFLRSRRDRITPEEAGVRSYGRRRVPGLRREELAQLAGVSVTYLTRLEQGQSHNASDAVIDALARALRLDPDERAHVDALVHPRPVRRSHPYRPETARPGAVQLLRSMGEVPAVLLGRFNDILAWNRAGHLLLAGHLDDDAPSRVEGRPNQLTLLFLDPHTRDLYVDWAEEAARAVASLRYVAAQFADDRRLAGLVGELSVKSPEFACLWAGHDVRLCTSGAKRLRHPTVGVLELGFEVLHLPEGNGQRLLTHTAAPGSASSAALRLLVSTA, encoded by the coding sequence ATGGAACGACCGTCATCGGACGCGGTGCCCGCCGGGGCTGACGTCCATCGCCCGGTCACGGAGCTGGGTGAGTTCCTGCGTTCTCGCCGGGACCGGATCACCCCCGAGGAGGCCGGCGTGCGCAGCTATGGCCGCCGGCGGGTTCCGGGGCTGCGACGTGAGGAGCTGGCGCAGCTGGCAGGGGTCTCGGTGACCTACCTGACCCGGCTGGAGCAAGGACAGTCGCACAACGCCTCCGACGCCGTCATCGACGCGCTCGCCCGCGCCCTGCGGCTCGACCCCGACGAGCGGGCCCACGTGGACGCACTCGTGCATCCGAGGCCCGTTCGCCGGTCCCACCCGTACAGGCCGGAGACGGCCAGACCCGGCGCGGTGCAGCTGTTGCGTTCGATGGGCGAGGTGCCCGCGGTGCTCCTCGGGCGGTTCAACGACATCCTTGCCTGGAACCGCGCCGGGCACCTGTTGCTCGCCGGGCACCTCGACGACGACGCACCCTCGAGGGTCGAGGGTCGGCCCAACCAGCTCACGCTGCTGTTCCTCGATCCCCACACCCGAGACCTGTACGTCGACTGGGCGGAAGAGGCCGCACGGGCGGTCGCCTCCCTGCGGTACGTGGCCGCGCAGTTCGCCGACGACCGGCGCCTGGCGGGGCTGGTGGGTGAGCTGAGCGTGAAGAGCCCCGAGTTTGCCTGCCTCTGGGCTGGCCACGACGTGCGGTTGTGCACCAGCGGCGCCAAGCGCCTCCGGCACCCGACGGTCGGGGTTCTGGAGCTGGGGTTCGAGGTCCTGCATCTGCCCGAGGGGAACGGGCAGCGCCTCCTCACCCACACCGCAGCGCCCGGAAGTGCCTCCTCAGCAGCGCTGCGCCTGCTCGTGTCGACCGCGTAG
- a CDS encoding YciI family protein has product MPHYMLSVHMDPTQERPPMTEEDMAGHMTALEALETDMHDKGAWLFSARMHGPESASVVHHRDGTRAVTDGPYIETKEHLGGFYVITAADLDEALEWADRTSATVGMPIEVRPFAGFSEEPHRTQ; this is encoded by the coding sequence ATGCCGCACTACATGCTCAGCGTCCACATGGACCCCACCCAGGAGCGCCCACCCATGACCGAGGAGGACATGGCCGGCCACATGACGGCGCTCGAGGCGCTGGAGACCGACATGCACGACAAGGGCGCCTGGCTGTTCTCCGCGCGCATGCACGGCCCCGAGTCCGCCTCGGTGGTGCATCACCGCGACGGCACGCGGGCGGTCACCGACGGCCCCTACATCGAGACCAAGGAACACCTCGGCGGCTTCTACGTGATCACCGCCGCCGACCTCGACGAAGCGCTGGAGTGGGCCGACCGGACCAGCGCAACGGTCGGGATGCCGATCGAGGTGCGGCCGTTCGCCGGCTTCTCCGAGGAGCCCCACCGCACCCAGTGA
- a CDS encoding SDR family NAD(P)-dependent oxidoreductase: MNLDLDGHVVIVTGGTSGIGLATAHELVAEGARVVAVARSEPQPGVLPDTVDFVAADLSDPAAGDHVMTRTLAWYGRIDALVNNAARFETRPSLLGFADEEWRSTFETNLFAPARLARAVVPALRETRGSLVHIGSEAGRMPDPTMAAYAASKAALLSLSKSLAIEFGPDGIRSNVVSPGPTRTALFDAPGGFAEQLADRFDTDPDTAVETFVRDERRLPTGRVGRPEDVAGVIAYLLSPRASQVTGAEWAVDGGALRQL; this comes from the coding sequence GTGAACCTCGACCTTGACGGCCACGTCGTCATCGTGACCGGCGGCACCAGCGGCATCGGCCTCGCCACCGCCCACGAGCTGGTGGCCGAAGGCGCCCGTGTCGTGGCCGTGGCCCGCAGCGAGCCCCAGCCCGGGGTACTCCCCGACACGGTCGACTTCGTGGCCGCGGACCTGTCCGACCCGGCCGCGGGGGACCATGTGATGACCCGAACCCTGGCCTGGTATGGGCGCATCGACGCCCTGGTGAACAACGCCGCGCGCTTCGAGACGCGCCCGTCCCTCCTTGGCTTCGCCGACGAGGAGTGGCGATCGACGTTCGAAACGAACCTGTTCGCCCCCGCCCGCCTTGCTCGCGCGGTGGTCCCCGCCCTGCGGGAGACCCGTGGAAGCCTCGTGCACATCGGCAGCGAGGCAGGCCGGATGCCCGACCCGACGATGGCCGCCTATGCGGCGTCGAAGGCCGCGCTGCTGTCACTGTCGAAGTCGCTTGCGATCGAGTTCGGACCGGACGGCATCCGCTCCAACGTCGTCTCGCCCGGTCCGACCCGGACGGCGTTGTTCGACGCGCCGGGCGGGTTTGCCGAGCAGCTGGCCGACCGCTTCGACACCGACCCCGACACCGCCGTCGAGACCTTCGTCCGTGACGAGCGGCGGCTGCCGACGGGCCGGGTCGGCCGCCCAGAGGACGTCGCCGGCGTGATCGCCTACTTGCTCTCCCCCAGGGCCTCACAAGTGACCGGTGCAGAGTGGGCCGTTGATGGCGGTGCGCTCCGCCAGCTGTGA
- a CDS encoding RNA polymerase sigma factor encodes MTVPDTEWVGRTFQQEAGRSLAALVAAFGDVDLAEDAMQEAFARALDRWPEVGLPANPGGWITTTARRCAIDILRRDRRGSDLLARAHPVDLIGGPPGGDHDRGRGVTASDDGHPSQEEVVVDERLRLLFMCCHPALPLDGRVALTLRLLGGLSTAEVARAFLVSEPTMAQRLVRAKHKIVAATIPFAMPAEADLPERLDAVLGVVYLIHNAGSNAPEDGSRPSPRREAMRLARLLHELMPDEPEVTGLLALLLLADARQHARWDDDGRLVLLRDQDRSRWSPRLVAEGQALVRSCLRRNRPGPYQVQAAISAVHADAVRVEDTDWPQVLALYDHLAELDPSPVVSLNRAVAVAEVHGAASALAQVEALGGLEGYPPWHVTRGEFLARLGNPDGAREALRRALDLASDDGTRRHLQRRLAELDGPPATGGAQTASTS; translated from the coding sequence GTGACCGTCCCGGACACCGAATGGGTGGGGCGGACCTTCCAGCAGGAGGCCGGACGGTCCCTTGCGGCCCTGGTCGCCGCCTTCGGGGACGTTGACCTCGCCGAGGACGCCATGCAGGAGGCGTTCGCGCGGGCCCTGGACCGCTGGCCGGAGGTCGGACTGCCGGCCAATCCGGGTGGGTGGATCACCACCACCGCCCGCCGCTGCGCCATCGACATCCTTCGTCGTGACCGGCGCGGCAGTGACCTCCTCGCCCGTGCCCACCCGGTCGACCTCATCGGTGGGCCGCCCGGCGGGGACCACGATCGCGGTCGAGGGGTCACCGCCAGCGACGACGGGCACCCATCACAGGAGGAGGTCGTGGTGGACGAACGACTGCGGCTGCTCTTCATGTGCTGCCATCCCGCGCTGCCGCTCGACGGCCGGGTGGCCCTCACCCTGCGACTGCTCGGTGGCCTGTCGACCGCCGAGGTGGCACGGGCGTTCCTCGTCAGCGAGCCGACGATGGCGCAACGCCTGGTCAGGGCGAAGCACAAGATCGTGGCCGCGACGATCCCGTTCGCGATGCCGGCCGAAGCCGACCTCCCCGAGCGGCTCGACGCCGTCCTCGGTGTCGTCTACCTCATCCACAACGCCGGATCGAACGCCCCGGAGGACGGAAGTCGCCCCTCGCCGCGCCGTGAGGCCATGCGGCTCGCCCGCCTGCTCCACGAGCTGATGCCCGACGAGCCGGAGGTGACCGGGTTGCTCGCCCTCCTCCTGCTGGCCGACGCCCGGCAGCACGCACGCTGGGACGACGACGGCCGGCTGGTGCTCCTGCGCGACCAGGACCGATCCCGGTGGTCACCACGGCTGGTCGCGGAGGGACAGGCGCTGGTCCGGTCGTGCCTGCGCCGCAACCGGCCCGGCCCGTATCAGGTGCAGGCCGCCATCAGCGCGGTGCACGCCGACGCGGTGAGGGTCGAGGACACCGACTGGCCACAGGTCCTGGCGCTGTACGACCACCTGGCCGAGCTCGACCCCAGCCCGGTCGTGTCGCTGAACCGTGCCGTGGCCGTGGCAGAGGTCCACGGGGCGGCGTCGGCGCTGGCGCAGGTCGAGGCCCTGGGCGGGCTGGAGGGCTACCCGCCGTGGCACGTCACCCGCGGCGAGTTCCTGGCCCGTCTGGGCAACCCCGACGGCGCACGCGAGGCCCTCCGACGCGCGCTCGACCTCGCCTCGGACGACGGCACCCGCCGTCACCTGCAGCGCCGGCTCGCCGAGCTGGACGGACCGCCCGCCACCGGGGGCGCTCAGACGGCGTCGACCTCGTAG